Proteins from a genomic interval of Halomonas alkaliantarctica:
- a CDS encoding ABC transporter ATP-binding protein produces the protein MAEITLKGLAHSYEKTPKDAADYAIRHMEHVWHQGGAYALLGPSGCGKSTLLNIISGLLEPSEGDVLFDGQRVNELPPEERNIAQVFQFPVIYDTMTVFDNLAFPLRNMNTPEYRVKPKVLEVADILELTPLLDRKAKNLTADEKQKVSMGRGLVRDDVTAILFDEPLTVIDPQLKWKLRRKLKEIHERFNITMIYVTHDQLEASTFADKIAVMYEGQVVQFGTPRELFERPAHTFVGYFIGSPGMNFMAVEHRDGQVMFGSQPLPVSDQMKHAVANASSNNIKLGIRPEFIAISSSEVADSVPIQVTSVQDLGTYSLLTFKLEGQTFKARLPEGHPPASEAAFAHFDDAHVALYIDEYLVEAGHE, from the coding sequence ATGGCTGAGATCACTTTAAAAGGCTTGGCGCACTCCTATGAAAAAACACCTAAGGATGCCGCGGATTACGCCATTCGCCATATGGAGCACGTATGGCACCAGGGCGGCGCCTATGCGCTATTGGGTCCATCGGGATGCGGTAAATCGACCCTCCTGAACATTATTTCGGGCCTACTTGAACCCTCAGAGGGAGACGTGCTTTTCGACGGTCAGCGGGTCAATGAGCTACCCCCAGAAGAGCGCAACATTGCCCAGGTGTTTCAGTTTCCGGTGATATACGACACCATGACGGTGTTCGACAACCTCGCCTTCCCCCTGCGCAATATGAACACTCCCGAGTACCGGGTAAAACCCAAGGTGCTTGAAGTCGCTGATATCCTTGAATTGACACCCCTGTTGGATCGCAAAGCCAAAAACTTAACCGCCGATGAGAAGCAGAAAGTCTCCATGGGTCGCGGGCTGGTGCGCGATGACGTCACGGCCATCCTGTTTGATGAACCGCTTACCGTTATCGACCCGCAGCTTAAGTGGAAACTTCGCCGCAAGCTCAAAGAGATTCACGAGCGCTTTAACATCACCATGATTTACGTGACCCACGATCAGCTAGAGGCCTCTACTTTCGCGGATAAAATTGCCGTGATGTATGAGGGGCAAGTGGTTCAATTCGGCACGCCGAGAGAGCTGTTCGAGCGCCCCGCGCATACCTTCGTGGGTTACTTTATTGGCAGCCCGGGCATGAACTTTATGGCCGTGGAACACCGAGACGGTCAAGTGATGTTCGGTTCACAGCCGCTGCCGGTTAGCGATCAGATGAAACACGCAGTCGCCAATGCTAGCTCTAACAACATTAAGCTGGGTATACGCCCCGAGTTTATCGCTATTTCCTCAAGCGAAGTGGCTGATAGCGTGCCGATTCAAGTGACCAGCGTGCAAGACCTGGGCACCTACTCTTTGCTGACGTTCAAACTCGAAGGACAAACCTTTAAAGCACGCCTGCCTGAAGGCCATCCGCCAGCCAGTGAAGCTGCATTTGCGCACTTCGACGATGCTCACGTTGCGCTGTATATCGATGAATACTTGGTGGAGGCTGGCCATGAATAA